The nucleotide window CCCAGCTCTTTATGGGCCTTCGCGAGGTGTTTCGCCGCTATCGCCGCGAGGAGCGAGAGTTCCCCAGCGAGAACCGCTCCGGCAACTATCTCCGCGAACTTCTTGGCGTTTGTGCCAGGTGGGTCGCCTCCTCCAGCGACGCCCATAATGCTTAAGGCCTCCCTCTGGGTCGGGACGCGCGTTCCTCCTCCGACGGTTCCGATTTCGAGGCTCGGCATTGTTATGCTGATGTAGAGGTCTCCCTCAGGCGTAACCTCCGCGAGGGTTATGCCGTGAGAGCCTTCTGTAATCTGCGCCTCGTCCTGGCCCGTGGCGAGGAAGATTGCTCCGACTATGTTGCCAAAGTGAGCGTTGAAGCCGTAGGAACCGGCCTGGGCCGAGCCGACGAGGTTCTTGCGGTAATTCACCTCGGCTATGAGTTCCGGCGTGGTCTTGAGCTTCCTCTCGACTATCTCCCTCGGCACTATCGCCTCGGCAATGACAGTTTTCCCGCGCCCGTTGATGAAATTCATGGCGTTGGGCTTCTTGTCAACGCAGAGGTTGCCCGAGAGCGCCAGATACCTAACGTCCGGAAACTCCTCTCCGATGACCTTCATTATCTCCTCGCTCGATATCGTTACCATGTTCATTCCCATGGCGTCGCCGGTCTCGAACTCGAAGCGCAGGTAGAGGTTGTTGCCCACTATGAAGGGCTTAACATCGCGAAGCTTTCCGTGTCTGGTAACCTTGCTGACGGCCTTCTCTTGCAGGTAGTCTATGTTCTCTTTCACCCACTCCGCGACTTCTCTCGCTCTCCTCGCGTCGGGGCACTTGAGGAGCGGTGCGCGGGTCATTTTGTCGTCGATGAGCGTCGTCTTAACACCACCTGCCTCGGTGAGGGCGGAGCAACCGCGGTTCACGCTCGCAACGAGCGCACCCTCGGTGGTGGCGAGGGGTATGTAGAACTCACCCTTTGCATATTCTCCGTTGATTTTGAGGGGCCCTGCAACGCCCATCGGTATCTGGACGACGCCTATCATGTTCTCGATGTTCCTGCCGATGACCTGCTCGGGGTCTATGCTGTAGTGCCCGATGTGGTCGAGCTTCACGCCGAGCTTCCTCTCGAGGGCCTTCCTCCTTACTTCCGTTGCGGTCCTCTTGTCGGTGTACTTCTCAACCTGGTGGAGCTTCACCTCTCCCTTAACGACCTTCTCAACGAGCTCCTCAAACTCCATTTCAACACCCCCAGAATCAGCCGAAGATCCACTCCTCAAGAACCTCCCCCGCTTCGGCGAAGGCTAAAGCTGCGTCGCTCTTCGGTTTGTAAGCGAGCACTGGGATTCCGACGTTTATCGACTCGGGAACCGCGTCATCGAATGGCACCCAGCTGAGAACAGGAACGCCGACCTCGTTCTCTATCACGTCTATGATCTTGTCCACCACGTCGGCGCTCTCGCGAACCTTGTTGAGGACGACGCCGATCTTGAGCCCATACTCCTCGCCGAGGGCCTTAAGCTTGTTTACCTCGTTCTCGACCATCGTCTCAAAGGAGTAGATCGGTGAACGCTCTATCTCCACCACGATTATCTGGTAATCCGCCACCTCGAAGGTGGGAAGGGTGTCAAAGGGAACGCCTGTGGGGGAATCGACAAAAACGACACCGAACTTGTACTTAACCCTCTCCACAAGGTCCCTCAGGCCCTGGGGAGAGATTCCGATTACATCGTGGAGGTTTGAGCTCCCGGGCATCACATAAACTCCCGTCTCCCGATGCTTGTAGATCGCCCACTCCGGATCGAGGCTTGGATCCCTGAGAAGCGAGTGAACAGTGTACTTGACGTTGTCCATGCCAAAGTGGAACCCGAGGTTCGGGAGGTAGAGGTCGCCGTCTATTGCAAGAACCCTGTACTCCCTCCCCGCCAGAAAAGTGCTCAGGTTGGCGGTGGTCGTGGTCTTTCCGGCACCACCCCTGCCCGTCATTACGATCACTGCCATTTTATTCCCTCCACCCCGAAGTTTTTGAAATTCCTTTTTATTAACTTTTCCACGGTTGAACACGTATCAACATTGCCGCCGTCAGGTGAGACATCTTCAAGCACTCATTTAGGTTGCACTCTACCAGAAAAAGTTTATATCTAAGCACATCTACGAAAATCTGTAGGGGATGGTTGCCATGACAGAGAAAATGCCCGCTATTATGAAGACCAAACCCGCTTACGGTGCCGAGCTCGTTGAGGTTGACGTTCCCAAGCCCGGGCCGGGCGAGGTTCTCATCAGGGTTCTCGCGACGAGCATCTGCGGAACCGACCTGCACATCTACGAGTGGAACGAGTGGGCGCAGAGCAGAATCAAGCCGCCCCAGATCATGGGGCACGAGGTCGCTGGAGAGGTCGTCGAGGTCGGCCCAGGCGTCGAGGACCTCCAGGAGGGCGATTACATAAGCGCCGAAACCCACATCGTCTGCGGCAAGTGCTACGCCTGCAAGCACAACCGCTACCACGTCTGCCAGAACACCAAGATTTTCGGCGTCGATATGGACGGCGTCTTCGCTACCTATGCCATCGTTCCGGCCCAGAACGCCTGGAAGAACCCCAAGGATATGAAGCCCGAATACGCCTCACTCCAGGAGCCCCTTGGCAATGCAGTTGATACCGTTTTAGCCGGCCCGATAGCTGGAAGGAGTACGCTCATAACCGGGGCCGGCCCGCTCGGACTGCTCGGCATAACCGTCGCGAAGGCGAGCGGTGCTTACCCGGTCATCGTGAGCGAGCCGAGCGACTTCAGGAGAAAGCTCGCCAAGAAGGTCGGTGCCGACTACGTCATCAACCCCTTCGAGGAGGACCCGGTTGAGGTCGTCATGAGCATAACCGACGGTGCCGGGGTTGAGGTATTCCTTGAGTTCAGCGGTGCGCCTAAAGCTCTGGAGCAGGGCCTTAAGGCGACGACCCCTGGAGGAAGGGTCTCCCTGCTCGGACTGTTCCCGCGCGACGTCACGCTCGACTTCAACAACCTCATAATCTTCAAGGCCCTTGAAGTTCACGGCATCACCGGAAGGCACCTCTGGGAGACCTGGTACACGGTCTCAAGCCTGATTCAGAGTGGAAAGCTCAACCTCGACCCGATTATCACCCACAAGTATAAGGGCTTTGACAAGTTTGAAGAGGCCTTCGAGCTGATGAGAGCAGGAAAGACCGGCAAGGTCGTCTTCTTCCCGAAGGAGTGATTTTTCCTCCTTTTCTTTCACCGCAATTCTTAAGTAAGCCCTTCCCCACTTCCCCCGGAGGTGTTGGAATGGAGCTGAGTTATGGGGAGAAGCTCACCCTCATCAAGCTCAACGAACTGAAAAAAGCGAAATTCGAGGAACTCGTTAAAGAGACCGGTCTCGAGCAGGTAGCGGTCATGAGGGCCGTTCTCGGCCTGCAGGCGAAGGGTTTGGCCAAGCTTCACGAGAGGAGTGAGAGGGTCGTTAAGCTCACTGAGACCGGAAAGAAGTACGCCGAAATTGGCCTTCCAGAGTGGAGGGCCCTAAAGCTCCTCCGCGAGAGGAGAAAGGTTACGCTCGACGACCTCAGAGAAGTCCTCAGCGATGACGAGCTCAAGCCGATAGTGGGTCTCCTCAGGAAGGAGGGCTGGGCGAGCGTCAGGAAGGAGGACGGTAAGCTCGTCCTTGAAATCACGGAGAAGGGGCTTGAAGCTGAGGAGAGGCCCATTGACAGGGCCCTAAAGCTCCTCGCCGAGAAGGGGGTTGTCCCGGTTAAGGAAATCGAGAAGCTCGTCCCTGTCAAGGAGCTCAAGAGGAGGAAAATCGGCGAGGAGGAAACGGTAACCGAGAGGGAAGTCGAGATTACTCCGGAGGGCGAGCAGTTAGCTCCGAAAGTCGAGCTGAAGCGAGAGGTCTCGGTTCTAACCCCTGAACTCATAAAGTCCGGCAAATGGAGGGAAGTTGAGTTCAGGAAGTTCGACATAAAGGCCCCGGTGAGGAGGATTTACCCTGGCAAGAAGCAGCCCTATAGAGCTTTCCTCGACAAGATAAGGAGAAGGCTCATCGAGATGGGCTTCATCGAGATGACGGTTGAGAGCATGATTGAGACCCAGTTCTGGAACTTCGATGCCCTCTTCCAGCCCCAGAACCACCCGGCGAGGGAGTGGACCGACACTTACCAGCTCAAGTACCCGAAGAGCGGTTTCCTGCCCGAGGCGGAGCTCGTTGAGAGGGTTAAGACCGCCCACGAGCGCGGTCTGGCCGGCTCGCGCGGCTGGGGCTACGTCTGGTCTCCGGAGAGGGCGATGCTCCTCATGCCGAGGGCGCACGGAACTGCCCTTGACGCGAGACAGTTAGCTAAGGGCGTCGAGATTCCGGGGAAGTACTTCACGATTCAGCGCGTTTTCAGGCCGGACGTCCTCGACAGGACTCACCTCATCGAGTTCAACCAGATTGACGGCTTCGTCGTCGGCGAGGAGCTGAACTTTAGACACCTCCTCGGAATCCTCAAGCGCTTCGCGGTGGAAATCGCCGGAGCGAAAAAGGTGAAGTTCCTACCCGACTACTACCCGTTCACGGAGCCAAGCGTCCAAATGAGCGCATACCACCCTGAACTTGGCTGGGTCGAGTTTGGCGGTGCCGGAATCTTCCGCGAGGAGATGACCAAGGCTCTGGGCATCGACGTCCCGGTCATCGCGTGGGGAATCGGAATCGACAGGTTGGCAATGTTCAAGCTCGGGATAGACGACATACGCTACCTCTTCAGCTACGACCTCCGCTGGCTGAGGGAAGCGAAGCTGGTGTGGTGAGTAAAATGGCGAAGAACGTAAGGTACGACCCCGACGTTGATATCCTTTACGTTCAGCTCTCGAAGAAGAAGCCCGTTGATGCCGACATGAAAGGAGATGTAGTCATAGACCTCGACGAGAACGGAGAGGTCGTTGGCTTCGAGATTTGGCGCGCGAGGGAGCTAATCCTGCCGGAGTTCATGAAGTTCATCGAGAAGATAAAGGCTGAGAAGGCCCACGTGGAGGGTTGAAGATGCCAAAGTTCGACGTGTCAAAGCGGGATTTGGAAAGGCTCGTCGGGAAGGAGTTCACGGTCGAGGAGTGGGAGGACCTCTTCCTCTACGCCAAATGCGAGCTGGACGACGTCTGGGAGGAGAACGGTGAAATCTACTTCAAGGCCGACTCGAAAGATACGAACAGGCCCGACCTCTGGAGCGCCGAGGGGATAGCAAGGCAGATACGCTGGGCGCTCGGCTTCCAAAGAGGACTGCCGAAATACGAGGTCGAGAAAAGCGACGTTGCCGTTTACGTTGACGAGAGGCTGAAGGATATCCGTCCATACGGTGTTTACGCAATCGTTGAGGGCCTTAAACTCGACGAAGAAGCGCTCAAGCAGATGATTAACCTCCAGGAGAAGGTGGCTCTGACATTCGGAAGGAGGAGAAGGGAGGTAGCGATAGGCATCTTCGACTTCGACAAGGTGAAGCCCCCGATATACTACAGGGCAGGGGAGAAAACCGAGAGGTTCGTCCCGCTCGGCTTCGAGGAGGAGCTTACGCTGGAGGAAATCCTTGAAAAGCACGAGAAAGGGAAAGAGTACGGCCATTTGATTAAGGACAAGCCCTACTACCCTCTCCTCGTGGACAGCGAGGGTAAGGTTCTCTCGATGCCCCCGATAATCAACTCCGAAACGACCGGAAGGGTGACGACCGAAACGAGGAACGTCTTCGTTGACGTCACCGGCTGGGATTTGAACAAGGTCATGCTAGCCCTTAACGTTGTCGTTACTGCTTTGGCGGAGCGCGGAGGAAAGATTAGGAGCGTTAAAGTCGTTTACCCGGACTTCGAGATTGAAACGCCCGATTTAACTCCCAAGTCCTTCGAGGTCGAGCTGGACTACATAAGGAAGCTGACCGGCCTCGAGCTGAGCGACGGCGAAATCAAGGACCTCCTCGAGAGGATGATGTACGAGGTGAAGCTTGAGGACGGTAAAGCAAAGCTCCTCTATCCGGCCTTCCGCGACGACATAATGCACGCCAGGGACGTTTTAGAGGACGTTCTCATCGCCTACGGCTACAACGAGATTGAGCCCGAGGAGCCGAAGCTTGCCGTCCAGGGCAGGGGCGATAAGTTCGTTGAGTTCGAGGACGCCGTCAGAGAGCTGATGGTCGGCTTCGGCCTTCAGGAGGTCATGACCTTCAACCTGACCAACAGGGAGGCCCAATACGAGAAAATGAATCTCCAATACGGAAGGGACTACTTCAACAACCCACCGGCTGAACTCGTCGAGATAGAGAACCCGATAAGCCCGAAGTGGTCGGCGCTGAGGAACTGGCTTCTGCCGAGTTTGCTCGACTTCCTGAGCCAGAACACCCACGAGGAGTACCCGCAGAGGCTCTTCGAGGTCGGCAAAGCGACGCTCATCGACGAGGGTAGAGAAACGAAGACGGTCAGCGAGAGCAAGCTTGCCGTCGTGCTGGCCCAGCCGAGGGTTACCTTCACCGACGCGAAGGAAATCCTTGACAGCGTGATGAGGCATCTTGGCTTCGAATACGAGCTTGAAGAGGTCGAGCACCCGAGCTTCATTCCGGGCAGGGTTGGAAAGGTAATCGTAAACGGCCAGACCATCGGCGTAATCGGCGAAATTCACCCTGCGGTCTTAGAAAAGTGGGGAATCGAGATGCCCGTTGCCGGCTTCGAGCTGTTCCTAAGGCCCCTCTACACGGAGCCCTACCTTTAGTCTTCCTTTACCCTTTTCTCCAGCCCAATGCACATGAGCTCGAAGTTTGTAACGCTTATGAGCACCTCAACGTCAAAGACTTCCTCCATCTTCACCACCAATGACATGATATGCCAACCTCTTTATCAATATTTTCGCTAAAAAGCTGTCATTTTGTCAATATCGGGGAAAAATAGGCGAGAGCATTAGCTCTCTGACGGATTTTTACCCCCATGCCCCCTGCCAAATTCGCCAGAAACGAGTCCCTGCCACTTCTCCTTTGTCCTCTTCCAGCAGCCCGGCGGCATGAGTTCCCGCTCAGGACAGTAGCCGAGCTGAATGCACCTCGGTCCGAGCCTCGCCCATTTTATAATCGGCCTGAGCTCTTCGTTTCTCGCGATCTCCTCCAGCATCTTCCAGGCAACCTCTCGGAGCTCCCACTGGGTCCTCTCGCATAGCCTCAGACCGAAGAAGTGCTTCAACTCGCGGAGGTTCATGGTTACGACTATCTTCGTTTTCACCGCCTGCGGAAGGATGAAGCGCGCGTCCTCCTGGTGAACCCCTGCTTTGTAGCTCTCCTCGTACAGCTCGATGGCTTCGCGCATAAGCTTCCTCCACTTTTTATAGAGTTCGGGTCTCTCCCTCACGCTTTCGGGAATCACGAAGGTATCCTCAACGTCTTCCGGGTTTAATTTTATGTAGCGCTGTGACTGCTGGGTATAACTTGCAAGTCTATGCCTTACGAGTTGGTGCGAACATGTTCGAGAACAGCCTTCGATCGAGAACGTCAGGACCGCGTGCTCTAAAATTGACTCGTGGCCGTAGCCGAGAACCCTTGGCAGATGCCTCTCAACGTCATTCTCTGTCATTCGCTCGAAGGCTTCACTCTCCCAGCCGTCCCAATAGCTTATTAGTGCCGCCCAGGTGACAGTTTCAAGGGGCCTCTTCGTATAATTGACGAGTCTGACCTTTATTCTATTCCCCATCCGGGCCACCAAGAAGAGAGGGACGAGGGTTTTATTAGTGTTACTAAGGGGTTGGCCAACTAAAAGGACGAGAAGAGAGGAAAAAGAAACTGTCAAAACTCCGCCGTTGGCGTGGGGGAGCTCTTCTCGAGGGTATCGGGCAGGGAGAAGTACGCAACTATCTCAAGGATCGCGGCGATTGCAATCAGCAGGCCACCGATCAGGAATATCATCAGGATAGCTCCAACTATGTAAAGCAGGGCCACGGTGTGGAACATTCCCACGCCCGTTTCCTCGGCTATCAGGTCGTAGCTCTGCTTCATGAACCATGCACCGACTATCAGCAGAACAACGGCTATGAAGCCCCCGAGACCAAGAACACCAACTCCGAACTTCCCGCTTCTGATCGCGGCCATGAAGCTACCGAACACTATGATGCCACCGATGATGTTGGTAATCGCCGCCCAGAGGTACTTGTTGAAGATATCTTCGTTGCCCGTTGCCTCGGAGATCTGCTTCACTGCCAGGAGCTTCAGGATAAATCCAATAAACCCCAGTCCAATAACGCTCAGTATTGCTCCAATTCCACCCAGCATTTTTGCGTTTTTAAGTTCCGCCATAGGATCACCTCAAACTACTAAGGGGACAAGAATGTATAAAAAGGTTTTCGTTTTGGCGGTCACCCATGGGGTTTTTAGGGTGCATACTCTCCAGTGGTTTAGTGACATTTGGAAAGTGTTACGGGCGGAATTCTCAAAATGATTCAATGAACTCGGGAGTAATCCGACGAAAGGGTTATTAAATTCCGGAAACAGCCTTAAACGGTGATGCGCATGGTGGTTAGCCTTGCCGGAAGGGACGTTCTCTGCCTTCAGGACTTCACGAGGGAGGAGCTTGAGACTATTCTCAAGACGGCTGAGATGATGAAGATCTGGAACAAGATTGGAAAGCCGCACCGCGTTCTCGAGGGCAAAACGCTCGCCATGATCTTCCAGAAGCCCTCGACCAGAACCAGAATTTCCTTCGAGGTTGGAATCTACCAGCTCGGCGGCTACGGCCTCTACCTCAACGCCCAGGATCTCCAGCTCAGGCGCGGCGAGACCATCGCCGACACCGCGCGCGTTCTCAGCAGGTACGTCGACGGAATAATGGCCCGCGTTTACGCCCACAAGGACGTTGAAGACCTCGCCAAGTACGCGAGCGTCCCGGTCATCAACGGTCTGTCCGACTTCAGCCACCCGTGCCAGGCTCTGGCGGATTACCAGACCATACTCGAGAAGAAGGGCAGGATTCAGGGCCTCAAGATAGTCTACGTCGGTGATGGAAACAACGTGGCTCACTCACTCATGATAGCCGGAACCAAGCTTGGCGCTCATGTCGTCGTTGCAACTCCCGAGGGCTACGAGCCGGACGAGAGGGTCATTAAGTGGGCCGAGCAGAACGCGGCCGAGAGCGGTGGTTCCTTCGAGCTCACCCACGACCCGGTTCAAGCCGTCAAGGACGCGGACGTCATCTACACCGACGTCTGGGCGAGCATGGGCCAGGAAGCCGAGGCCGAGGAGAGAAGGAAGATATTCCAGCCGTTCCAAGTCAACAAGGAGCTCGTCAAGCACGCCAAGCCCGACTACATCTTCATGCACTGCCTCCCGGCTCACAGGGGAGAGGAAGTCACCGACGACGTCATAGACAGCCCGAACAGCGTCGTCTTCGACCAGGCCGAGAACAGGCTCCACGCCCAGAAGGCCGTTATGGCCCTCGTCATGGGCGGAATAAAGGTTTGAAGTTTCATCCCTATCTTTTTCTTAGACGTAGAACACCATGCCGTCGTAGGCAACTAAAACCCTGTTTCCCCACCTCTTCCGCACGTAGTCCGTCAGCTCAAGGAACGGCAGGTTTTTGTGAGAGATGTGGCTCAGGACGGTCCTCTCAGCGAGTTTGAGGCCAAGTTCTGCGGCTTCATCAACGTTGTTGTGGTAGGGGTCTTCAAAGCCCGGGGGATAAGTGGCATCCACAATCGCCAGCCGGAGCGGAGCTCTCTCCTCCAAGAATTCCCGCGTTTCCTCGGGAAGGCCCTTGGTATCGTAGAGCAAGGCCACACTCTTCCCGTCCTCTTCGATGAGGTAGCCGAACGTCTCAACGCCGTGGTTGAGCTTTAACGCCGTAATCCTTAGCGTGTCGAGCTCGACCGTTTCGAAGGGCTTAAGCGTTCTCGGGCGGAGGTTCTTCGGGTTCTGCAGGATTAGCGCGTCGGCGCTTCCCTTCGGGGCATAAAGGACAGTCTCCCTCGCCATCCAGCGGAGCTTGTAGAGGCCGTAGATGTGGTCGTGGTGCCAGTGGGTCAGGAAGATGGCCTCCAGCGGGACGTTGAGGAAGTCCCTTATGTCAGTCCCAACGTCGAAGAGAACGGCCTTTCTGTTGTCGGTAATTACCGCGAGCGTTGAGGGCCTTCTCTGGGCGAAGCCGAACTTCCTCGCCTCGCTGCACGTCGAGCAGGTGCAGAGATGAGCTGGAATCCCTTCGCTCCCGCCGGTTCCGATGAAGTAGACGAGCATGGCCACCACCTATTTTATGGTCGTGAAATAGCGGCTGAGTTTATAAGGGTTCTCCCGTAACCCCTTCCGATGAAGTTCATCGCCGACATGATGCTCGGAAGGTTGGCCCGATGGCTCAGGCTCTACGGCCACGACACACTCTACGGAATTGAAGACGACGAGGAGATAATCGAGACCGCTAAAAGGGAAAACCGGGTAATCCTCACGAAAGATGTCGCTCTCGCCAGGAGAGCCGAAAGACTCGGCGTTAATGTCTTCCTCCTCCGCTCCAACTCACTTGAGGACCAGGTCGCGGAGCTTAAACGCCTCGGCGTTGAGTTCGGGGAGCTGTTCCCTGCAAACGCGCGCTGTCCGAAGTGCAACGGGCCCATAAAAGCGGTTCCAAAGGAGGCAGTTAGGGAAAGAGTTTCCCCCAAGGTTTATGAGCGTTACGATGAGTTCTACGTCTGCCAGAACTGCGGACAAATCTACTGGCCGGGAAGACAGTGGGAGGAGATGCTGAAAATCGACGAAAAACTGAGGGAGTTGAAATGAACTGGGAAACGTGGAGGCCCTTCTACCTCAGAATAGTGAGGGAGATGGGCTATTCAATCGAGGAAGACAGAAAATCGGCCGAGCTGCTCCGCTCGCTCCTCCTCGAGAGTGACGACTACATCCTCCGCGAGGAGCTTGGGGCCGTAATCGGACGAAAAGTCTACGTCTTCGGAGCGGGCCCCAGCCTTGAGAGGGCATTGAATGAGTTCGACTTCTCGGACGGGACGCTCATAGCGGCGGATGGTGCAACAACGGCTTTGCTCGACTTTGGTATCATCCCCGATGTGATCGTTACCGATCTCGACGGAAGGATTTCTGACATAAAGCTCGCCAATGACCGGGGCGCTTTCCTCGTCGTCCACGCCCACGGGGACAACAGGGATAAGCTCGTCTCCTACGTCCCGTTTCTGTCGAGAATCCTCGGCACCTGCCAGACCGAGCCCCTGGACATAATCTACAACTTCGGGGGCTTCACCGACGGCGACAGGGCGGCTTTTCTGGCTAAGGAACTCGGCGCGAGGGAGATAACGCTTGTCGGGTTCGACTTCGGCGAGACCGTTGGGAAGTGGAGCAAGCCGTCTTTAAGGGAACACTCGCCAATCTGGGAGAGCAAGCGTAAGAAGTTCGAGTTCGCGAAGGAACTGCTGGCATGGCTGGAGAAAAACGGGAGGGCGAAAATAAAAACTCTAACCCCTTCTCCCCCCCAGCGGAGCGAGGAGGAGCAGCAGGAACGCGGCCGGTCCGCAGACGCCGCCCGAACCCTTTGAAGTTTCCGATTCAGTGCTCGATGGGGATCCGGATGGAGACGTCGCCGAAGTTGTCGTTGTCACGGAGGTGCTAGAGCTTGAGGAGTGGCTCTTTGAGGTCGTTGAGTGCCTGCTGGTGGAGGTCCGGGTTCCCGTTCCGCCCGTCGTCTCTGTTTTCGTGCTCTGGCCCGTGCAGAGCTGAGATGCCTTGAGTTCCAGTGCCGTTTTCTCCGCCTTTACTCCCGGCAGAACCTGAAGCGTGACATTGGATATCTCGTAGTACCTTGGATCGACGGGATGGAAGTTCAGCTCGAAATCCTCCTCGCTGAGCTCGGCGTTCTTCCAGCAGGGGTCGTCCCCGTTTACGGTGAACAGGATCACGCTCCGGGAACCGGTCAGTCCGATCGTGCCGATCACGGTGCCCTCCTCCGCCCAGATATCCCTGACGAGGCTGATCGAGTGGAGTGTGCTGGGCTCGTACGCGAGCGCCCGCTTTATCCCTCCGGAACCGTCCATCTCGATGATGACTACGTCACCCATGAACCTCTTCGCTCCTGCAACCCACGTGCCGATTTCACCGAGGTAGAGGGAGTTCCCCGAGATGGTGAAGCGGTTCGTCACGAGGCCGGGCTCTTTGACGATCTTTCCCCAGACGGGGCTCCCGTTCCGGGCTATCTCTATCACCGCCGGGAACTTGACGGAAGTCCTGTTGATTTCGGTTTCGTACGTGCCGATTATGTAGAAACCGTCTCCTCCCCTGGCTATCCCGCTGGCGTAGAGCAGGTGCCCTCCCTCCTGGGAGCGGTGGTGGGAGTAGCTAAGAACGCTGAGCACCGTTCCGTTGGTCAGCATCTCGGTGAGGATTATCCTGGCTCCTCCGATTGCACTCTCGGCGTTGGTTGAGACGAAATACAGCCGGTTTCCATCGACGAGCATCTCCTTCGGCTCAAGGCCAAAGGTTACTTTGATGCCCCTGGCCCACAGAACCTTCCCATAGAGGGGTTTTACGTTCTCATCAACCGAAACCTTCAGCACGACCGCCCATTTTCCAAGCTTTGCGAGGATGTAGAGGTAATTGCCATCGAGTATCGCGTCCCTCGGGTAGATGTGGGCCCGAACCAGTTTTGAAGTTCCCCCGTAGGTTTTGTTCACGTAGGCCGAAATCAGCTCTCCCCAGCGGACGTTCAGGTCGTCATCGAGCCTGAGGATCAAAATGCCGTCAAAGCCTTCAATCTTCTTCGAGTGGGCCTCAACTATCAGGTAGTAGCCTGCGGGAGCCTTCAGCAGGATCGGATGCAGGGCGAGGGGGTTCACGTTTATTGTCTCGCCGTCCTCAAAGGATAGGGACAGCATCTTGCCCCCAAGGGCCGTTCCGTCGGGGGTCACTTCGATTAGAGCGAGATGGTTCTTCAGCCCTTTGCTGTAGATACCTGCAATCAGTACCCGGTTGTCTGAGTAGAGCGTGTAATAGGGATCGAAGGAATCCATTGAGCCCCCTTTGATCGTGTACCTGAATTCCGAGGCTAAAGCAAAGGTCGAGGAGAGCATCAACATCAGGGCCACGAGCGGTGCGAGCCACCTCATGGGCACCCCTCAAATTTTCTACAACTTTTTGGCTAAAATACTTTTTCTTGACTAAAAATTCATCAAATCCGACAAAATTTCCCCGAACGGTTCGACAGATTTTAAAAGGACGCTCCGAACTTGAAACATGCTGACCATCGAGGAGCTCCGCTCAGAAACAGAGGTGCTCGAATGCCTTGAGACTGCCAGGGCTTTGCCGGAGTGGTTCAACGAGGCCGGCCTCAGGGCTATCAAGCGCGATTTAATGAGGGAGAAGACCTTCATCGCCGTCGAGGGAGGTAAGGTTCTCGGCTTCGTGACCGTTAAGTCCCTCAACGAGAGGGCCCTTGAGATCCTCTGGATGGCGGTTAGGAGGGAGTTGCGGGGCCGTGGGATTGGCACGGAACTGCTCCGCTTTGTCGAGGAGTGGGCGAGGGGGAGAGGCTTCGAGGTACTCGTCGTCAAGACGTCGGGCGATTTAGGTTACAAGCCCTACGATGAGACGAGGCTCTTCTACGAGCGGAATAGATTTGTGAGAATCGCGCTGATAGACCCGTATCCTGAGTGGGGTGAGCCGGCGCTGATTTACATAAAATGCATCAGAAAATGAAATCTAAAACCCCGCAATGAATGCCTGCCAGGGATAAAACGCTATCCTTTCGCCCAAATCGTATTTTCCGCCAAGCACTAAGCCCCTCCTTGCATTCAGGCGCTCCATGCTTCTCTCAACCTGCTTTCTCTGTATCTTGCCGAGGCCGACCTCGATAA belongs to Thermococcus sp. AM4 and includes:
- a CDS encoding 6-hydroxymethylpterin diphosphokinase MptE-like protein, whose amino-acid sequence is MNWETWRPFYLRIVREMGYSIEEDRKSAELLRSLLLESDDYILREELGAVIGRKVYVFGAGPSLERALNEFDFSDGTLIAADGATTALLDFGIIPDVIVTDLDGRISDIKLANDRGAFLVVHAHGDNRDKLVSYVPFLSRILGTCQTEPLDIIYNFGGFTDGDRAAFLAKELGAREITLVGFDFGETVGKWSKPSLREHSPIWESKRKKFEFAKELLAWLEKNGRAKIKTLTPSPPQRSEEEQQERGRSADAARTL
- a CDS encoding GNAT family N-acetyltransferase, with amino-acid sequence MLTIEELRSETEVLECLETARALPEWFNEAGLRAIKRDLMREKTFIAVEGGKVLGFVTVKSLNERALEILWMAVRRELRGRGIGTELLRFVEEWARGRGFEVLVVKTSGDLGYKPYDETRLFYERNRFVRIALIDPYPEWGEPALIYIKCIRK